The sequence TATTTCCATTCATTATTGTTGGTTTCCCCCGATTCGCGTCACTTTCTCGACAACGGTTGGGTGTGGCACCCGGTGGGCACGGTGCTCGCGTTTTCGACCGAGGCGTTCCTCCACCGCTGGGAGCCAACGGCGGCATGGTGCTCGGGTTCCGGGGACAGCTGGGACCGTCCGGCCGCGTTCCTGGACAATAGGCGGTTCGCGCTGGCCTTGGATGATCTCCGCCCTGACGAGCGACTGAATGAGGAGGACCTCGGCGGCTACAAGTACCGCCAACTTGGTTTGTTCACGCTCCCAGACTTCCCGCCGCCTGACGGAAAGACAACTTGGATTGAGCCCGTCTCCTATGTCGACTGCGATGTCTTCCCGCGCAACTCGCATGGCGAGGTGACCGGCGAACTGCACTACGACTCGGCGCGCAATTGCCTGATCGCCATCACCGAGACCAACGGCGCCTTCGCCCTGTCGCTGGAGGGCGAAGTGCTGGCGCACATGCCCGACGTTTTCATACCCGCCCCGCCGTCACCGGATGGGGCCCTGGGCAACCTGTGCGCCAGAGCCTTGGGCTGGACGTATTCGGCGAAGCATCGCGTCTTCTACCGGTACGCCGACGGGGGCGTGGAGGAGCGGACGCTCCCCGAATAGTCAAGCCGGGCGTGCCTGGGCGACGGGGGGCACGGCATCGGCGCTGATCAAAAGTCCACGTGGGGGCCCTTGTGAGGCTCCACGGGGGTCTGTACGCTCCATGGAGGAAGCGGCGGCCCCAAAGACGGCGGCCTGACTCAATCCCTCATCGGAGAGGCGACCATGAAAAGTGTTGCGCCAACAGCTGGCCCGGCCTGTCCGCCCGAGAAAGAAGAACTGAACGAGGCGCGCTTGGCCGCGCTGATCAACGAGTGCCCGGACGCCAGAAGCGGCCTCATCCAAGTGCTGCACCTGGCCCAAACGAATTACGGCTACCTGCCGCTCAGCGTGCAGAAAATGATCGCGGCGCGGATGAGCCTGCCCTTGTCGCAGGTGGCGGGAGTCGTGACCTTCTACTCGTTCTTCTCCACGGTGCCGCGCGGCGAGCACATCATCCGGGTCTGCCTGGGCACGGCGTGCTACATCCGCGGCGGCAAGCGACTGGTCGACCACTTGGAGGAGACGTTGGGAGTCGCGGTGGGCGGTGTGACCGAGGACCGCAAGTTCTCCTGCGACGTGGCCCGCTGCATCGGGGCCTGCGGTTTGGCTCCGGCCGTGATGATCGACGACGTGGTGCACAAGCAGGTCACGCCCGCCAAGTTGGACGCGATTCGAGCCGAGTACTGACAAGGAGGAGGCGCCGTGAAAACTGCGCTACGGCTTAGCACGGTTGGCGAACTGACGCGCGTCAAAGACCGCTATCGGTCGCGCCTGTCCAAGTACCGGTATCAGGCGCTGGTGTGCGGCGGGACCGGTTGCGTCTCCGCCAACTCCGCCGCGATAGCCGCGGCCCTGAAGGACGCGGTGGCGAAGCACGGGATCGGGGACCAGGTCGCAGTCATCCAAAGAGGATGCATGGGCACCTGCGCGGTCGGCCCGGTGGTCTACGTGCTGCCGGATGGTGCCTACTACTCCGAACTCACGCCCGAGAAAATCGAACAGATCGTTGTCAGCCACTTCCTCAAGGGCCAGCCAGTCGAGGAGTACGCGTTTTACGACAGCGTCCAGGGCAGGCACGCGTTGGATATCGACTCCGTGGCGTTCTTCCGCGACCAGATGCGCGTCGCCCTGCGCAATTGCGGCGTGATCGATGTGGAAAATGTGGACGCCTACATAGCCCGCGACGGCTACACGGCGATCGCCAAAGCGCTGCGACGGGCCCCGGCCGAAGTGGTCGAAGAGATCACGAAGTCCGGCCTGCGGGGCCGGGGTGGCGCCGGCTTCCCGACCGGCGTCAAATGGGAGGCGTGCAGGAAGGTGGCGGGCGACCAGAAATACATCGTCTGCAACGCCGACGAGGGGGATCCGGGCGCTTTCATGGACCGCAGCATTATGGAGGGAGACCCTCACCGTATGCTGGAAGGCATGATCATCGCCGCTCTGGCCTGCGGGGCCAGCCGGGGTTATATCTATGTGCGGGCGGAATACCCTATGGCGGTCAGCCGGCTTAAGACCGCTATTATCCAGGCCGGGGAATGGGGTATTCTGGGGGAAAATATCCTGGGCAGCGGATTTGCTTTCAATTTGCGCATCAATCGCGGCGCCGGAGCTTTTGTCTGCGGTGAAGGCAGCGCTCTCACCGCTTCCATTGAAGGCAAACGAGGCATGCCCAGGGTAAAACCGCCCCGCACGGTAGAGCACGGGCTTTTTAATATGCCTACCGTCCTCAACAATGTGGAGACCTTTGCCAATGTCCCGGAGATTATCCTGCGCGGCGCTGACTGGTACAAAAGCATGGGCCCGGAAAAAAGCCCCGGCACCAAGGCCTTCGCTCTGACCGGCAATATTGTCAACACCGGATTAATCGAAGTGCCTATGGGCACCGCTTTGCAGGAAGTAATCTTCGATATCGGAGGAGGCATCCGTGACGGCGCCGCTTTCAAAGCGGTGCAGATAGGCGGGCCCTCCGGCGGCTGCCTCACCAGAGAACATCTCAATCTCCCTCTTGATTTTGATTCCCTGAAAAAAGCCGGAGCCATGATCGGATCAGGCGGCCTGGTGGTCATGGACGATAAAACCTGCATGGTGGAAGTCGCCCGTTTTTTTATGAATTTTACCCAAAACGAATCCTGCGGCAAATGTGTCCCCTGCCGGGAAGGAACCAAACGCATGCTGGAAATTTTGCAAAATATTGTAGAGGGCAAGGGCCGGGACGGCGATATTGATCTCCTTCTGGAACTGGCCGATACCATTTCCTCCACTGCCTTGTGCGGGCTGGGCAAAACCGCGGCATCCCCGGTAGTCAGCACTATCAGCGGTTTTTTGGATGAATATAAGGCGCA is a genomic window of Bifidobacteriaceae bacterium containing:
- a CDS encoding NAD(P)H-dependent oxidoreductase subunit E — protein: MKSVAPTAGPACPPEKEELNEARLAALINECPDARSGLIQVLHLAQTNYGYLPLSVQKMIAARMSLPLSQVAGVVTFYSFFSTVPRGEHIIRVCLGTACYIRGGKRLVDHLEETLGVAVGGVTEDRKFSCDVARCIGACGLAPAVMIDDVVHKQVTPAKLDAIRAEY
- a CDS encoding NADH-quinone oxidoreductase subunit NuoF, yielding MKTALRLSTVGELTRVKDRYRSRLSKYRYQALVCGGTGCVSANSAAIAAALKDAVAKHGIGDQVAVIQRGCMGTCAVGPVVYVLPDGAYYSELTPEKIEQIVVSHFLKGQPVEEYAFYDSVQGRHALDIDSVAFFRDQMRVALRNCGVIDVENVDAYIARDGYTAIAKALRRAPAEVVEEITKSGLRGRGGAGFPTGVKWEACRKVAGDQKYIVCNADEGDPGAFMDRSIMEGDPHRMLEGMIIAALACGASRGYIYVRAEYPMAVSRLKTAIIQAGEWGILGENILGSGFAFNLRINRGAGAFVCGEGSALTASIEGKRGMPRVKPPRTVEHGLFNMPTVLNNVETFANVPEIILRGADWYKSMGPEKSPGTKAFALTGNIVNTGLIEVPMGTALQEVIFDIGGGIRDGAAFKAVQIGGPSGGCLTREHLNLPLDFDSLKKAGAMIGSGGLVVMDDKTCMVEVARFFMNFTQNESCGKCVPCREGTKRMLEILQNIVEGKGRDGDIDLLLELADTISSTALCGLGKTAASPVVSTISGFLDEYKAHIYDKKCPAGSCPHLKIFHIDPELCKGCSKCARRCPAEAISGKIKETFTIDAARCIKCGACVEACSFQAIKEK